One Paraburkholderia fungorum genomic region harbors:
- a CDS encoding type IV secretion system protein has translation MLRLFRALIAAVLVPLTLTLAIPSSAFADDVTVLPDGTVVPSTSSSTSTTAATAGDLTKAGEIAKGNQNATTAITGIFSSVITSAVTVATLIKPQADKFASGLAVITVVLAFVRYAATRDPIMAWVVVFEELGILGIFAALYVGFASWAPGFYQWFLGMANTISGSDMTSALSIMGSAAGQLFDGFMAALKTASWTQYIAVAFAIGPLVMAWAVLSVTSIVFIFYTNLGQLQMAVGTVMGQIAFALGFSSFTRGYFKTWLDFMISAGMYTVVAAILMRLVTQSLVSAIQAAVTKGLSTPGAASYVLDMALFAFLVSFEIPKMAGMFGGGAGVSGSIVSKISKAATGGIV, from the coding sequence ATGCTCCGACTGTTTCGTGCCTTGATTGCGGCCGTACTTGTGCCGCTCACGCTGACGCTTGCCATACCGTCGTCGGCCTTTGCTGACGATGTAACCGTGCTGCCGGATGGCACCGTCGTGCCGTCGACCAGCTCCTCAACATCGACCACCGCGGCAACAGCGGGCGATCTGACCAAGGCCGGCGAAATCGCGAAGGGCAACCAGAACGCGACGACGGCGATTACGGGCATCTTCAGTTCGGTTATCACCTCGGCCGTGACGGTGGCTACCCTGATCAAGCCGCAGGCTGACAAGTTCGCAAGTGGCCTCGCCGTTATTACGGTGGTCCTTGCGTTCGTCCGGTACGCCGCGACCCGGGACCCCATCATGGCCTGGGTGGTCGTGTTCGAAGAACTGGGCATTCTCGGCATTTTCGCCGCCCTCTACGTCGGATTTGCGTCGTGGGCGCCGGGCTTCTATCAGTGGTTCCTCGGGATGGCCAACACGATCAGCGGCTCGGACATGACCAGTGCGCTGAGCATTATGGGCAGTGCCGCAGGTCAGCTCTTCGACGGATTCATGGCCGCCCTAAAAACGGCCAGCTGGACCCAATATATTGCCGTGGCATTCGCGATCGGACCACTGGTGATGGCATGGGCCGTTCTTTCTGTGACCTCAATTGTGTTCATCTTTTACACGAATCTCGGGCAGCTACAGATGGCGGTCGGGACGGTCATGGGACAGATCGCGTTCGCGTTGGGATTCTCGTCCTTCACCCGCGGCTACTTCAAGACATGGCTGGATTTCATGATCAGCGCGGGCATGTACACGGTGGTGGCGGCGATCCTGATGCGGCTTGTCACCCAGTCGCTGGTCAGCGCAATCCAGGCGGCAGTCACGAAGGGATTGTCGACGCCAGGCGCCGCGTCCTACGTGCTTGACATGGCGCTTTTCGCGTTTCTCGTGTCGTTTGAGATTCCCAAGATGGCGGGCATGTTCGGCGGTGGCGCTGGCGTGAGCGGCTCGATTGTCAGCAAGATCAGCAAGGCCGCAACGGGAGGCATCGTTTGA
- a CDS encoding DUF1488 domain-containing protein, translated as MIVALHFPNPSRSYHAAKHCVLFWGYDGSREITFEVDSKTLEDLQPGLGSDERSCLAAFDEFREKLLEIARKRYIRGPQNRYSI; from the coding sequence ATGATTGTGGCGCTCCATTTTCCCAATCCGAGCCGAAGCTACCATGCCGCGAAGCATTGCGTGCTCTTCTGGGGATACGACGGCTCTCGGGAAATTACGTTCGAGGTCGACAGCAAAACGCTCGAAGACCTGCAACCCGGACTCGGATCTGACGAACGCTCGTGTCTCGCGGCATTTGACGAATTTCGCGAGAAACTGCTTGAGATTGCGAGAAAGCGATACATTCGCGGTCCGCAGAATAGATATTCGATTTGA
- a CDS encoding bactofilin family protein → MKTQLPSVTLLAPGVSIHGDLILDHGLSNFGIVDGNLISNAGLVHVGQGGMVKGQVEGEHVRIDGTVEGDVHARGVLEINGRVKGNVFYCGTIRLGPRASLEGQIKRKASELTLENAANNVQQFSRTVAAS, encoded by the coding sequence ATGAAAACCCAACTCCCAAGCGTCACCCTCCTCGCGCCAGGCGTCTCAATTCACGGCGACCTGATTCTCGACCATGGTCTGAGCAACTTCGGAATCGTCGACGGTAACCTGATTTCGAACGCAGGTCTGGTGCACGTCGGCCAGGGCGGTATGGTCAAGGGGCAGGTTGAAGGTGAGCACGTACGCATCGACGGCACCGTAGAAGGTGACGTACACGCGCGTGGCGTTCTGGAAATCAATGGCCGGGTGAAGGGGAACGTCTTTTACTGCGGCACGATCCGGCTCGGTCCGCGGGCTTCGCTCGAAGGTCAGATCAAACGCAAGGCGAGCGAGCTGACGCTCGAGAACGCCGCAAATAATGTCCAGCAGTTCTCTCGCACAGTCGCTGCCAGTTAA
- a CDS encoding DUF7696 family protein: MLPDRLDTRIADSIARQIEEERACTDTASPAWRERCEVARIAAYSDPERRVFLSHIAEVRGEAAATHLEHSARELRTTAIFFLSRKPS; the protein is encoded by the coding sequence CTGCTTCCTGACCGTCTTGATACGCGCATTGCCGACTCGATCGCCAGACAGATCGAAGAGGAGCGCGCCTGTACCGATACCGCTTCGCCAGCATGGCGTGAGCGGTGCGAGGTTGCCCGGATCGCTGCATACAGCGACCCCGAGCGCCGTGTCTTTCTGTCCCACATTGCCGAAGTCCGCGGAGAGGCGGCTGCAACCCATCTGGAGCATTCAGCCAGAGAGTTGCGCACGACGGCGATATTCTTTCTTTCAAGGAAACCCTCATGA
- a CDS encoding AcaB family transcriptional regulator — translation MAAVLDTPPEPDRPERSDDPKLKSVSGLKPIERLTSDTRVARIVPESDTATVLHYSSQFARDFIRSDYNFCAAKIAVARGGKVQALQSALRDASEWLRKTSEWIARHDARPIDMLPEKIELVITRPLAGLLVRCLTQYDRIFVGSIAAMLAEKITSTDRANILANAEKRIRHIVQICMPDNDQYDFDGERREK, via the coding sequence ATGGCTGCAGTTCTTGATACACCCCCTGAGCCAGATCGCCCGGAGCGCTCCGACGATCCAAAGCTCAAAAGCGTCAGTGGCCTCAAGCCAATTGAGAGACTGACGAGCGATACCCGCGTTGCGCGTATCGTGCCAGAGTCCGATACGGCAACAGTGTTGCACTACAGCTCGCAATTCGCACGCGACTTCATCCGCTCCGACTACAACTTCTGTGCGGCGAAAATCGCCGTTGCTCGCGGCGGCAAGGTTCAGGCGCTACAGTCAGCACTGCGGGACGCCTCCGAATGGCTGCGAAAGACCAGCGAGTGGATAGCGCGTCACGATGCCCGGCCAATCGACATGCTGCCGGAGAAGATCGAACTCGTCATCACGCGCCCGCTGGCTGGACTGCTGGTGCGATGTCTGACGCAGTACGACCGGATCTTTGTCGGCTCGATCGCGGCCATGCTCGCAGAAAAGATCACCTCGACCGACCGCGCCAACATCCTCGCGAACGCGGAGAAGCGTATCAGGCACATCGTTCAGATCTGCATGCCTGACAACGACCAGTACGACTTCGACGGCGAACGCCGAGAAAAGTAA
- a CDS encoding ATP-dependent helicase: protein MLDELNQQQREVAELRRHCVAIACPGAGKTKTIATKAALLLSDPSAVVGAVTFSKDAAVELRERILSLAGADAKRRLVAGTFHSLAFKQLTPPGGRKRDIASDGDRMGLLARVIAELGLAWKPEEVVPVIERIKTDFGRVEPGTADAELYHAYQDALARNGKIDFQDMLRLSVAGMESGEITPYRLTDLLVDEFQDTDPLQYRWVELHAKGGTQVTVVGDDDQSIYGFRAALGVRGMESFASTFDAQRIVLGSNYRCRSEILSAADRVIRHNVDRIPKALRAERGIGGSVTTSRLDDEYADAVAAIERLQPLLAEGRSCAILARTNRIFDPIESVCRSHGVAYHRASGSSVLNRPQGALMCNLLEIVEGSKRNGLDAVLGYMGMSSAHLGALHRDMGTELKQRLKKDLVALGIDEDTATTYRSFMKRLAEWKALCERKFYSLALEGVLEFMMAYAKGDQAARAIRATYDVLARLNGTFAERIEFLKRDNNKPVAGALVLTTMHSSKGLEWDHVWITRAEEGVVPDEKSGESEERRLFYVAMTRARDSLVIATIKKNPVSRFVIESEVL, encoded by the coding sequence ATGCTCGACGAGTTGAACCAGCAACAGCGCGAGGTGGCGGAGCTACGCCGCCATTGCGTCGCGATCGCGTGTCCCGGCGCCGGCAAAACCAAGACGATCGCGACCAAGGCCGCGCTGCTGCTGTCCGATCCGTCGGCCGTCGTTGGTGCGGTCACTTTCAGCAAGGACGCGGCGGTCGAACTGCGGGAGCGCATCCTCTCGCTGGCTGGAGCAGATGCGAAGCGACGGCTGGTCGCCGGGACATTTCACTCGTTGGCCTTCAAACAGTTGACGCCTCCCGGTGGCCGGAAGCGGGACATTGCTTCTGACGGTGATCGCATGGGCCTGCTCGCGCGCGTGATCGCGGAACTGGGCCTCGCGTGGAAGCCGGAAGAAGTGGTGCCGGTGATTGAGCGTATCAAGACGGACTTTGGCCGCGTCGAGCCGGGAACGGCAGACGCCGAGCTATATCACGCATATCAGGATGCGCTCGCCCGGAATGGCAAGATCGATTTCCAGGACATGTTGCGGCTGTCTGTCGCCGGCATGGAGAGTGGCGAAATTACGCCATACCGGCTGACCGATCTGCTCGTCGACGAGTTTCAGGACACCGATCCGCTTCAGTACCGGTGGGTGGAATTGCACGCGAAGGGCGGGACGCAGGTCACGGTTGTGGGCGACGACGATCAGAGCATCTACGGCTTTCGGGCCGCGCTGGGCGTTCGGGGGATGGAGAGCTTCGCGTCGACGTTCGACGCGCAACGGATTGTGCTCGGCAGTAACTATCGCTGCAGGAGCGAGATCCTGTCGGCCGCCGATCGCGTGATTCGCCACAACGTCGATCGTATTCCAAAGGCGCTTCGTGCGGAGCGCGGTATCGGCGGAAGCGTCACGACGAGTCGACTGGACGACGAATATGCCGATGCGGTGGCGGCCATTGAACGACTTCAACCATTGCTCGCAGAAGGACGATCCTGCGCGATCCTCGCGCGCACCAACCGTATCTTCGATCCCATTGAATCGGTGTGCCGGTCCCACGGCGTGGCGTATCACCGCGCCTCTGGCAGCTCTGTGCTGAATCGACCGCAGGGTGCGTTGATGTGCAACCTGCTGGAAATCGTGGAGGGGAGCAAGCGCAACGGTCTCGATGCTGTGCTCGGCTACATGGGCATGAGCTCTGCGCATCTGGGTGCGCTTCACCGCGATATGGGTACTGAGCTGAAACAGCGGCTGAAGAAGGATCTGGTCGCCCTCGGTATCGATGAGGATACGGCCACGACGTACCGCAGCTTCATGAAGCGGCTCGCCGAGTGGAAGGCGCTCTGCGAGCGCAAGTTCTATTCGCTGGCGCTCGAGGGCGTGCTGGAGTTCATGATGGCTTATGCCAAAGGCGACCAGGCGGCCCGCGCGATCCGGGCCACGTACGACGTTCTCGCGCGGTTGAATGGCACGTTTGCAGAGCGCATCGAGTTCCTGAAACGGGACAACAACAAACCGGTCGCGGGCGCGCTTGTGCTGACGACGATGCACAGTTCGAAAGGGCTGGAATGGGATCACGTCTGGATCACGCGCGCGGAGGAGGGTGTGGTTCCCGATGAAAAGAGCGGCGAATCGGAAGAGCGCCGACTGTTCTACGTTGCGATGACCCGCGCGCGCGATAGCCTCGTGATAGCCACCATCAAGAAGAATCCGGTCTCCCGGTTCGTGATCGAATCAGAAGTGCTATGA
- a CDS encoding DUF4400 domain-containing protein has protein sequence MAGSRFVSHIKWWFFFVPLLALFLVPAIPDTSLFGISAEESDSVVSIVGEQRAADAVALTNERFRRWFVETGLVRATIQATGRGDIGDSGVSDFAHNWVHNFWLEIYRAVYRATVMKLWILGTMAFCLAAFVDGSVRRKIKASAAGFASPLSFHLAGHGILMVFGLTFAVMVAPVPLFAQVWVGVAVVLAALLWKASSSYQ, from the coding sequence ATGGCGGGTAGCCGTTTCGTCTCGCACATCAAGTGGTGGTTCTTCTTCGTCCCACTGCTCGCCCTGTTTCTGGTGCCCGCGATTCCTGACACGTCGCTGTTCGGCATTTCGGCCGAAGAGTCGGACTCGGTCGTCAGCATCGTCGGCGAGCAACGCGCAGCAGACGCGGTTGCCCTCACCAACGAACGCTTCCGACGCTGGTTCGTAGAGACGGGACTGGTGCGTGCAACCATTCAGGCCACCGGCCGGGGAGACATCGGCGACAGTGGTGTGTCGGACTTCGCGCACAACTGGGTTCACAATTTCTGGCTGGAAATCTACAGGGCGGTGTACCGCGCCACCGTCATGAAGCTCTGGATTCTGGGCACGATGGCATTCTGCCTCGCGGCGTTTGTGGATGGATCGGTGCGCCGCAAGATCAAGGCATCGGCCGCGGGCTTCGCCAGTCCGCTGTCGTTTCATCTCGCTGGTCACGGCATTCTGATGGTCTTTGGCCTGACGTTCGCGGTGATGGTCGCTCCCGTTCCACTGTTTGCCCAGGTCTGGGTCGGTGTCGCGGTTGTCCTGGCGGCGCTTCTCTGGAAAGCCTCTTCGTCCTATCAGTAA
- a CDS encoding DUF2726 domain-containing protein — protein MKVLPWVWFVVLVILIVVVLAVLQRKGGSGRPQPCFTSRALMTPNEIEFFGRLRDALPEHYVFPQIAMSALLDPVAKGKAGYADFLRIAQKRIDYGIFTSDFQIVAVVELDDRSHNRVKDQRRDGFVTSAGIRTVRFQASRRPGREQIREVVLPPTGTVDFFGQGRPS, from the coding sequence ATGAAAGTTCTTCCGTGGGTCTGGTTCGTCGTGCTGGTAATCCTGATTGTTGTCGTGCTGGCCGTGCTGCAACGCAAGGGGGGCAGCGGTCGCCCGCAACCCTGCTTTACGTCGCGCGCGCTGATGACCCCGAACGAGATCGAGTTCTTCGGGCGCTTGCGCGACGCGCTACCCGAGCATTACGTTTTTCCGCAGATTGCGATGAGCGCATTGCTCGATCCGGTCGCAAAGGGCAAGGCGGGGTATGCTGATTTCCTGCGCATTGCCCAGAAACGTATCGACTACGGTATCTTCACTTCCGATTTTCAGATTGTGGCAGTCGTCGAGCTTGATGATCGTTCACATAACCGAGTGAAAGACCAGCGACGTGACGGCTTCGTCACATCGGCAGGTATCCGCACGGTCCGCTTTCAAGCATCCCGACGTCCAGGCCGCGAACAGATCCGGGAGGTCGTTTTGCCGCCGACAGGGACGGTCGATTTCTTTGGGCAGGGTAGACCATCGTAG
- a CDS encoding TraI domain-containing protein codes for MTALHSPVDAQKLLDDHLRRVDLIAQCANEASRGEFERKWLSILTRCADWFTSMPLNPDIYREPGGAFRCTVETAFYAMRLAGGQKFGTNLPSEKRRRIEPQYNYAVFLAAVCSRLDEPYRHFEIVRETDRTAWNPSVNGAAGPWMTGGPYRVVRRTAPLPVERMRTGMLAQMLIGPELLTGLDAEVLSELFGAINPNMKPLEAESLLHKVIRQAVATAVEFDRKAQRAVFEPVQFAVPSAVHVAAELQPVTDTVPAPAAPAPTPATETAPTTEVQAPASASSQAGTEDATDLRADPGPPATVASVGAAVDLPCAPSHGEPRTLMEAIGCVLPEGAEQRGETPAAERERVVNPINPAEMRPSMPTRGEIPDQETPAHFDEVLKGTPNMIRELFRALREDVASGAAKVAWNEKGLVIPKRLIGSYGVASDTLVEHLRKRSLLVGNEGGEITLGPRAGQLILGQPS; via the coding sequence TTGACCGCTCTCCATTCTCCAGTTGATGCGCAGAAGCTGCTTGATGATCACCTGCGCCGCGTGGATCTGATCGCACAATGCGCCAATGAGGCGAGCCGGGGAGAGTTCGAACGCAAGTGGCTGAGCATCCTGACGCGTTGCGCCGACTGGTTCACATCGATGCCGCTGAACCCGGACATCTACCGCGAGCCGGGTGGTGCTTTCCGGTGTACGGTCGAAACCGCGTTCTACGCAATGCGGCTCGCAGGCGGCCAGAAGTTCGGCACGAATCTGCCATCTGAAAAGCGCCGCCGCATCGAACCGCAGTACAACTATGCGGTATTTCTCGCGGCAGTGTGTTCGCGTCTGGACGAGCCGTACAGGCACTTCGAGATCGTGCGGGAGACTGACCGCACTGCGTGGAACCCGTCAGTGAACGGCGCGGCGGGACCGTGGATGACAGGCGGCCCGTACCGTGTGGTTCGCCGCACTGCGCCTCTGCCTGTCGAACGCATGCGCACCGGCATGCTCGCGCAGATGCTTATCGGCCCCGAGCTGCTCACCGGTCTCGACGCGGAAGTGCTATCGGAGCTCTTTGGGGCGATCAATCCGAACATGAAACCGCTCGAAGCGGAGAGCCTGTTGCACAAGGTCATCCGGCAAGCCGTAGCGACAGCCGTCGAATTCGACCGGAAGGCGCAGCGTGCAGTCTTCGAGCCGGTGCAATTCGCGGTGCCGTCTGCCGTCCATGTGGCAGCGGAACTTCAACCCGTCACCGACACCGTTCCAGCGCCAGCGGCACCGGCGCCAACACCGGCTACAGAAACGGCACCAACGACGGAAGTGCAGGCGCCCGCAAGCGCTTCGTCGCAGGCCGGGACAGAAGATGCAACGGATCTTCGTGCCGATCCCGGGCCGCCAGCGACTGTTGCCTCCGTTGGGGCTGCCGTGGACCTGCCGTGCGCGCCGTCGCATGGGGAACCACGGACGTTGATGGAAGCCATCGGTTGTGTGCTGCCTGAGGGAGCTGAACAGCGTGGCGAGACACCGGCTGCCGAACGCGAACGGGTCGTGAACCCAATCAATCCGGCGGAGATGCGCCCGTCCATGCCTACTCGCGGTGAGATTCCTGACCAGGAGACTCCTGCGCATTTCGACGAAGTATTGAAAGGCACGCCGAACATGATCCGCGAACTCTTCAGGGCGTTGCGCGAGGACGTCGCGTCGGGCGCGGCGAAGGTTGCCTGGAATGAGAAGGGCCTCGTCATTCCAAAGCGTCTTATCGGCAGCTACGGCGTCGCGAGCGACACGCTCGTCGAACACCTGCGCAAGCGCAGCCTGCTCGTTGGAAACGAGGGGGGTGAGATAACCCTCGGGCCGCGCGCTGGCCAACTCATTCTGGGGCAACCTTCATGA
- a CDS encoding ATPase has protein sequence MSTINEETNLADAEGAGVQGTPAADIVHAQSAPGAAATAAGGPTTDGADDGEIERELQQMEDAAVTLQKEGMISESEAAEKRDQVERTRKLFRDLSPAERAAIVQRRREIGRELMARQLSGAAVVKASVRLNHTRLKPLFEQWWPYLNRMSINMQRFGRSTFGADDQGTVTGWFEKQIGDLEAYVDEQLTVAREFRQKTESKMRDQGDIVFTPSVTKPSLDIEVEAYSRFSMRLLSLMLRFDQVMDNFDFLVWNGVRDQSDVDEETSRFLRKFHPVGVRGYMTHLRLMTTVRGR, from the coding sequence ATGAGCACGATCAACGAAGAGACGAATCTGGCCGACGCAGAAGGCGCCGGCGTCCAGGGCACACCGGCGGCCGACATTGTTCACGCGCAAAGCGCACCGGGCGCCGCTGCCACTGCAGCGGGCGGACCGACGACTGATGGGGCAGACGACGGTGAAATCGAGCGCGAACTTCAGCAGATGGAAGACGCGGCGGTCACCCTCCAGAAAGAAGGGATGATCAGCGAATCGGAAGCCGCGGAGAAGCGCGATCAGGTCGAACGTACCCGCAAGCTGTTCCGTGATCTTTCGCCCGCCGAGCGCGCAGCGATCGTGCAGCGCCGTCGCGAAATCGGCCGCGAACTGATGGCGCGTCAGCTTTCGGGCGCGGCTGTGGTCAAAGCCTCCGTGCGACTCAACCACACGCGTCTGAAGCCGCTGTTCGAGCAATGGTGGCCGTACCTGAACCGTATGAGCATCAACATGCAACGCTTCGGCCGCTCGACCTTCGGCGCGGACGATCAGGGGACGGTGACGGGCTGGTTCGAGAAACAGATCGGCGATCTGGAAGCGTATGTCGACGAACAGCTGACCGTCGCGCGGGAATTCCGTCAGAAGACGGAGTCGAAGATGCGCGATCAGGGCGACATCGTGTTCACGCCGAGCGTGACGAAGCCGTCGCTCGACATTGAGGTCGAAGCCTATTCGCGATTCTCGATGCGCCTGCTTTCCCTGATGCTGCGGTTCGACCAGGTGATGGACAACTTCGATTTTCTGGTATGGAACGGCGTGCGCGACCAGTCCGACGTCGACGAGGAAACGTCGCGCTTCCTGCGCAAGTTCCATCCGGTGGGCGTGCGCGGCTACATGACCCATCTGCGCCTGATGACGACCGTGCGCGGCCGGTAA
- the traD gene encoding conjugative transfer system coupling protein TraD (Members of this protein family are the putative conjugative coupling factor, TraD, as the term is used for the SXT and TOL plasmid systems.), whose product MISYINHFRPIYEIRSAAFWILAIFLIPLSGMPYGWLFVLFALLVVVVRSFQIWKALKFRMAISTKWLTTLQVPKLLEIQARMRREVNSMYLGIGYEWTQKHCQIAHDILRMPATDIPGLPRWLGKSETGRKFEEMIESLFAPKDSIRDRMPQGSSWIHGMEPKKGLVPFHYKAMGGHTAVGGTTGSGKTRTYEVISTQVIHTPSDVLLCIDPKNDADWRKRVETECRRTGRKFLYFNQAKPSESIRLNPIENWSQPSEIPSRIAQLMDEGPFRDFAFLFIDRAVKGELYIGDKPNLRSILKYAQSGITTLLEKSLKRFFRESGLSDWESLVAADTVKMANKPGVSIVDGMVALYNARFVALDKGHETLDGLVATHTHDKEHYMRIIASALPLLQMLATGETGLMLAPKADDFEDEREIWDIDKIIRQKAVLYMGLDSLSNNIVQKAIASMILADVAAVCGSIYNFYDSPPEVVLIIDEVGEAINEQVIQVLNKGRGAGFKAFVAFQARADLEARLGNTAKMLQVLGNLNNQIILRLEDTDTAQWFSDKVGETAIRNLVMTGSTSTGSEAHVGEFTGSVSRSLQLEKAPLIPTRLIHSLPNLQYFMRISGAAVYQGRIPILQG is encoded by the coding sequence ATGATCAGCTATATCAATCACTTCCGGCCAATCTACGAGATCCGGTCGGCAGCGTTCTGGATCCTTGCGATTTTCCTGATCCCGTTGTCGGGCATGCCGTACGGTTGGCTGTTCGTGCTGTTCGCGCTGCTCGTCGTTGTGGTGCGTTCATTCCAGATATGGAAGGCGCTGAAATTCCGCATGGCCATCTCCACCAAATGGCTGACGACCTTGCAGGTTCCAAAGCTGCTGGAAATCCAGGCGCGGATGCGTCGCGAGGTCAACTCAATGTACCTGGGGATCGGGTACGAGTGGACGCAGAAGCACTGCCAGATTGCACACGACATTCTGCGCATGCCGGCGACCGACATCCCGGGATTGCCGCGCTGGCTCGGGAAGTCGGAAACCGGGCGCAAGTTCGAGGAGATGATTGAATCTCTCTTTGCACCGAAAGACAGTATCCGTGACCGGATGCCTCAAGGCTCCTCGTGGATCCACGGTATGGAACCGAAGAAGGGTCTGGTGCCGTTCCACTACAAGGCAATGGGTGGACACACCGCCGTGGGCGGCACGACTGGTTCAGGCAAGACCCGGACCTACGAGGTGATATCGACTCAGGTGATCCATACGCCGTCTGACGTGCTGCTCTGCATCGATCCGAAAAACGACGCGGACTGGCGAAAGCGGGTCGAGACAGAATGCAGGCGCACCGGCCGGAAATTCCTGTACTTCAATCAGGCAAAGCCTTCCGAGTCGATCCGTCTGAACCCGATCGAAAACTGGTCCCAGCCCTCGGAAATTCCCAGCCGTATCGCGCAACTGATGGACGAAGGTCCGTTCCGCGACTTCGCGTTCCTCTTTATCGATCGCGCGGTCAAAGGGGAGTTGTACATCGGCGACAAGCCGAACCTGCGCTCCATCCTCAAATACGCGCAATCGGGCATTACGACGCTGCTCGAGAAGAGCCTGAAACGCTTTTTCCGCGAGAGCGGCCTTTCCGACTGGGAAAGCCTTGTCGCGGCCGACACGGTCAAGATGGCCAACAAGCCGGGCGTGTCGATCGTCGACGGCATGGTGGCGCTCTATAACGCACGCTTCGTCGCGCTCGACAAAGGGCACGAGACGCTGGACGGCCTGGTCGCCACGCACACGCACGACAAGGAGCACTACATGCGGATCATCGCATCCGCATTGCCGCTGCTGCAGATGCTGGCCACCGGCGAGACCGGTCTGATGCTAGCGCCGAAAGCCGACGACTTCGAGGACGAACGCGAGATCTGGGACATCGACAAGATCATCAGGCAGAAGGCCGTGCTGTATATGGGCCTCGATTCGCTGTCGAACAACATCGTGCAGAAAGCGATCGCGTCGATGATCCTGGCGGACGTGGCTGCGGTGTGCGGATCGATCTACAACTTCTACGACTCGCCACCAGAGGTCGTGCTGATCATCGACGAGGTAGGCGAGGCAATCAACGAGCAGGTGATTCAGGTGCTGAACAAGGGCCGCGGCGCGGGCTTCAAGGCGTTCGTTGCCTTCCAGGCCCGGGCTGACCTCGAAGCACGCCTCGGAAACACCGCGAAAATGCTGCAGGTTTTGGGCAACCTGAATAACCAGATCATCTTACGATTGGAAGACACCGACACGGCGCAGTGGTTCTCCGACAAGGTAGGCGAAACCGCGATCCGCAACCTCGTAATGACGGGCAGTACCAGCACGGGAAGCGAGGCGCACGTCGGTGAATTTACCGGTTCAGTTTCACGTTCGCTTCAGTTGGAAAAGGCTCCTCTGATTCCTACCCGCCTGATTCACAGCCTGCCGAACCTGCAGTACTTCATGCGGATCTCGGGCGCGGCCGTGTATCAGGGCCGTATTCCAATCCTTCAGGGATGA